From Paenibacillus sp. V4I7, one genomic window encodes:
- a CDS encoding carbohydrate ABC transporter permease, with amino-acid sequence MKSQAVRMDGWISRRNPLEKAKNWTWQIIRAILVIGFCYIILFPIFLRLSVAFRDRVDIYDPTVLWIPRHFTLENLEIAISATNYLSALWNTFLISSTTTLIQVCSCALAGYAFARLKFKGSGLLFGLVIFTIVVPPQTIMIPLYLTYRYFDLFGLVGLFSGKSSINLIDTFWPFLISSGTAMGLKNGLYIYIFRQFFRGIPKEIEEAALADGAGIFKTFYRIMLPNAIPAVVTVVLFSFVWQWNDSYYVSLFLSKVKVLSTQLTDMGPALGKEPDPVYQSMLLNTGVLLMMGPLIALYLFVQRYFVESVERTGLVG; translated from the coding sequence ATGAAATCGCAGGCTGTACGTATGGACGGATGGATTAGCAGGCGCAATCCGCTGGAAAAGGCGAAAAATTGGACATGGCAGATCATACGCGCCATCTTGGTGATCGGCTTTTGTTATATTATTTTGTTTCCCATATTTTTAAGACTATCGGTTGCTTTTCGTGACAGAGTCGACATTTATGATCCAACTGTGCTGTGGATTCCCCGGCATTTTACACTCGAAAATTTGGAGATTGCCATCTCAGCAACAAACTATTTGTCAGCTTTATGGAACACGTTCCTTATCTCGTCTACGACAACGTTGATTCAGGTTTGTTCTTGCGCGTTGGCGGGATACGCTTTTGCGAGGTTGAAATTTAAAGGCAGCGGACTGTTGTTTGGTCTGGTCATTTTCACCATCGTCGTGCCGCCTCAAACGATCATGATTCCGCTCTATTTAACATACCGGTATTTTGATCTTTTCGGATTAGTTGGCCTATTTTCAGGGAAGAGCAGTATCAATCTGATCGACACGTTCTGGCCGTTCCTTATCTCGTCTGGCACAGCGATGGGGCTGAAAAACGGGCTTTACATTTATATTTTCCGTCAATTTTTCCGGGGTATTCCCAAAGAAATCGAAGAAGCCGCCCTCGCGGACGGAGCGGGAATTTTCAAAACCTTTTACAGGATTATGCTGCCTAACGCCATACCTGCTGTAGTCACTGTCGTTTTATTCTCGTTTGTATGGCAGTGGAACGATAGCTATTATGTATCCCTGTTTTTGAGTAAAGTGAAGGTGCTTTCGACACAGCTGACGGATATGGGGCCAGCTCTAGGCAAAGAGCCGGATCCGGTATACCAGTCTATGCTGCTCAACACAGGCGTACTGCTGATGATGGGACCTTTGATTGCGTTGTATTTGTTTGTTCAGCGTTATTTCGTGGAAAGCGTAGAGCGTACCGGTTTAGTAGGGTAA
- a CDS encoding DUF5696 domain-containing protein, translated as MSSKMKISLGILSAGLVACSLTVIYSQDQSISMAEAQSQVKSVLSNNSVTAASAEVRAASGAVAVSSNTAEEQRALEAMELITQNEFLMLYVKRETAEVAVKDKRDGYIWFSNPVDREKDPKASPLYKSELSSQLLVTYYNEKGQLNTFNSYDDSVKKKQFKISGVDKGIKIVYQLGNIPKDYGNIPKVIGKQRFEERILGKLPDKDTREDVAFKFRLDEQKQVYEVRKLQDFVAEELSQKLEAIGYTNEEAAKDNKDNGAGSSAQEEGPRFTVPLEITLDGEHLVVKTAGEELQYTNAYPIAMLQLLKYFGAADDKKDGYMFVPDGSGALIHLNNNKKNAEAYNLPVYGSDGTYDVKEKIQTNETTRLPVFGIKQNDHAMLGMIEGGDAMANITADISGRNDSYNTVGGKFKVMDMDFYTLTSGTKTSSVPMFGQKPFQGDYQIRYDFLSGPSSDYTAMAGKYREYLVNKYGLKKLEPAKASPFLLEVEGAFQKQASFVGVPYQSTEALTTFAETQSMLTALKEKGVKDIGLRYVGWFNDGIRHTSPLNVDVVGELGGKKGFRKLIDYMSKENIHLFPDVAFLEKYKGASDAASFLDRQKAKIYKYDPVMYVKDTTKFSHYLLSPSALAKTVDGFASDYAKFGLTGLSLRDLGNEVNSDFNPDHPINRQEALHIAVDGTGKLKQRANNLMVNGGNAYSLPYANIIVNAPTKSSRLNLTDEDVPFYQIALHGFYDLAGEPFNMQSVTNSRVSLLKALETGSNIYYQWYYSDSSAVKDSDYNELYALHYGDWLDQAASFYKEAGTVLNEVRSYVITDHRKLAEGVVQTTFENGKKIVINYNATTVQVNNKQLEAMSYWVGGE; from the coding sequence GTGTCCAGCAAGATGAAAATATCCCTTGGCATCCTGAGCGCCGGTTTGGTGGCCTGCAGTCTGACCGTGATCTACTCGCAGGATCAATCTATAAGTATGGCGGAAGCTCAATCCCAGGTCAAATCAGTCCTTTCAAATAATTCCGTAACTGCCGCAAGCGCGGAGGTTCGTGCTGCAAGTGGAGCGGTTGCAGTATCATCTAACACAGCGGAGGAGCAGAGGGCTCTTGAAGCCATGGAGCTAATAACCCAGAACGAATTTCTGATGCTCTACGTCAAACGCGAGACGGCCGAGGTTGCTGTCAAGGACAAAAGAGATGGCTATATTTGGTTCTCTAATCCAGTGGATCGAGAGAAAGATCCCAAGGCTTCTCCTTTGTATAAATCAGAACTATCGTCCCAACTGTTAGTTACCTATTACAACGAAAAAGGGCAGCTTAATACGTTCAACAGCTACGACGATAGCGTAAAAAAGAAACAATTTAAAATCAGCGGCGTGGATAAAGGCATCAAAATCGTATACCAGCTGGGAAATATTCCAAAAGATTACGGCAATATTCCTAAGGTAATCGGTAAACAGCGGTTTGAGGAGCGTATTCTGGGGAAGCTGCCGGACAAGGACACCCGTGAAGATGTCGCTTTCAAATTCCGATTGGACGAACAGAAGCAAGTATATGAAGTTCGAAAGCTGCAGGATTTTGTGGCGGAGGAACTGTCCCAAAAACTAGAGGCAATTGGTTACACAAACGAAGAAGCCGCTAAGGACAATAAGGACAATGGGGCGGGAAGCAGTGCCCAAGAGGAAGGTCCAAGGTTTACGGTTCCGCTGGAGATCACCTTGGATGGAGAGCATCTTGTTGTCAAGACAGCTGGCGAGGAGCTTCAGTATACAAATGCTTATCCGATTGCCATGCTGCAGCTGCTCAAATATTTCGGGGCTGCCGATGATAAAAAAGACGGTTACATGTTCGTCCCTGACGGGTCTGGCGCCTTGATTCATCTGAATAACAACAAAAAGAACGCGGAGGCATACAACCTTCCGGTTTACGGTTCCGATGGCACTTACGACGTCAAAGAAAAGATTCAAACGAATGAGACCACGAGACTGCCAGTCTTTGGCATAAAGCAGAATGATCACGCTATGCTTGGCATGATTGAAGGCGGAGACGCGATGGCCAATATCACGGCAGACATCTCCGGCAGAAACGATTCTTATAACACGGTTGGCGGGAAGTTTAAAGTCATGGACATGGACTTCTATACGTTAACGTCAGGAACCAAAACGAGCTCCGTACCGATGTTCGGGCAGAAGCCTTTTCAAGGGGATTATCAGATTCGATATGACTTTTTGTCAGGACCTTCATCCGACTATACGGCTATGGCAGGCAAATATAGAGAGTATTTGGTGAATAAATACGGTCTGAAAAAGCTGGAGCCAGCTAAGGCAAGTCCTTTCCTGCTTGAGGTGGAGGGGGCGTTCCAGAAACAAGCGTCTTTTGTCGGTGTTCCGTATCAATCAACGGAAGCGCTGACCACCTTTGCTGAAACGCAGTCAATGTTAACAGCTCTGAAAGAAAAAGGAGTCAAGGATATCGGGCTCCGCTATGTCGGTTGGTTTAATGACGGGATTCGGCATACGTCTCCATTGAACGTTGACGTAGTCGGTGAGTTAGGCGGTAAGAAGGGATTCCGCAAGCTGATCGATTATATGTCAAAGGAAAACATCCATCTATTCCCCGATGTAGCTTTTCTTGAGAAATATAAAGGAGCTTCAGACGCAGCTTCCTTTTTAGACAGACAGAAGGCCAAAATTTACAAGTATGACCCCGTGATGTATGTCAAAGATACAACGAAATTTTCACATTACTTATTATCGCCGTCTGCGCTGGCCAAAACAGTGGATGGATTTGCCTCCGACTACGCGAAGTTTGGCCTTACAGGCTTGTCTCTTAGGGATTTAGGGAATGAAGTGAACTCAGACTTTAACCCGGATCATCCTATTAACCGGCAGGAAGCATTACACATTGCCGTTGACGGAACCGGCAAGCTGAAGCAGCGGGCCAATAACTTAATGGTGAATGGCGGTAATGCCTACAGCCTGCCGTACGCCAATATCATTGTGAATGCTCCGACCAAGAGCAGTCGCTTGAATCTGACCGACGAAGACGTACCCTTTTATCAAATCGCACTTCATGGTTTTTATGATCTCGCTGGAGAGCCGTTTAATATGCAGAGCGTAACCAATTCACGCGTTTCCCTGCTGAAAGCGCTGGAGACTGGATCGAATATTTATTACCAGTGGTACTACAGCGATTCGTCAGCGGTTAAGGATTCGGATTATAACGAACTATATGCGCTGCATTACGGGGATTGGCTGGATCAAGCGGCCAGTTTCTACAAAGAGGCTGGCACTGTGCTGAATGAGGTTCGGTCATATGTGATTACCGATCATCGCAAATTGGCAGAGGGTGTGGTTCAAACGACCTTCGAGAATGGGAAGAAGATTGTTATCAATTATAACGCTACTACGGTACAGGTGAATAATAAACAGCTAGAGGCCATGAGCTACTGGGTAGGAGGTGAGTGA
- a CDS encoding carbohydrate ABC transporter permease, which yields MKTNSAFQGKFGRLGSDVKKHKHAYMLIAPYFLIFLTFTVFPVLMSVCLSFTSYNMLEPPKWVGWQNFARLFVQDDIFLIALKNTLLFALITGPISYMACFLFAWLINELRPKLRAVLTLILYAPSISGNTYLIWQTLFASDSYGYANSFLIKWGMILEPIQWLQDPRFVLAILILVQLWLSLGTSFLAFIAGLQNVDRTLYEAGAIDGVRNRWQELWFITLPAMRPQLLFGAVIQITLAFSVAEISIYMIGFPSVDYAAHTIVTHLVDYGSIRFEMGYASAIATVLFTIMFVTNLLTRKLLGKVGE from the coding sequence ATGAAAACCAACTCGGCGTTCCAAGGTAAATTCGGCCGATTGGGTAGTGATGTCAAAAAACATAAGCATGCCTATATGTTAATAGCGCCATACTTTCTTATTTTCCTTACATTTACGGTATTTCCTGTATTAATGTCCGTCTGTTTAAGTTTCACGAGCTACAATATGCTTGAACCGCCCAAATGGGTTGGCTGGCAAAATTTCGCCAGATTGTTCGTACAGGATGACATCTTTTTGATCGCACTCAAAAATACGCTCCTATTTGCATTAATTACGGGGCCGATCAGCTATATGGCTTGTTTCCTGTTCGCTTGGCTGATCAATGAGCTGCGGCCTAAGCTGCGCGCTGTGCTCACGCTAATCCTATATGCGCCTTCGATTTCGGGTAATACGTACCTGATCTGGCAAACCCTGTTTGCGAGTGATTCTTACGGGTATGCCAATTCATTCTTGATCAAATGGGGGATGATCCTGGAGCCGATCCAGTGGTTGCAGGATCCGAGGTTCGTTCTCGCGATTCTAATCCTCGTACAGCTGTGGCTCAGTTTGGGAACATCCTTTCTAGCCTTTATCGCTGGTCTGCAAAATGTAGATCGTACGCTGTATGAAGCCGGTGCCATCGATGGCGTACGTAATCGTTGGCAGGAGCTATGGTTTATCACACTGCCGGCCATGCGGCCACAGCTGCTGTTCGGCGCGGTTATTCAAATCACGCTCGCTTTCTCCGTGGCTGAAATTTCTATTTACATGATTGGCTTCCCGAGTGTAGATTACGCAGCACATACGATTGTGACCCACTTAGTCGACTATGGTTCGATCCGTTTCGAGATGGGGTACGCCTCCGCGATCGCGACTGTTTTGTTTACCATCATGTTTGTAACAAACCTCTTGACGCGTAAGCTGCTAGGAAAAGTGGGTGAATGA
- a CDS encoding carbohydrate ABC transporter permease codes for MRKKRLSLEQTKAWYGVLFVSPLILGMVMLFLLPLIQSFRFSLSTIQMVEGGFAVLPTGFSNYVSLFASNPDYPRLLVEGVVNMVVNVPIIIIFSLFAAVLLNQKFKGRALARAIFFLPVILASSALANLDISSFVGGSALSGSGDGSNMLQSFELKKMLLDSGMAPIVVNYITSAVDRIYEIISSSGVQILIFLAGLQSISPSLYEASKIEGATGYEIFWKVTFPMMSPLILTNLVYSIIDSFSRNKINTLISQTAFKTFDFGLSAAMSWVYFVVVAIILVISTALVSRKVFYYD; via the coding sequence TTGCGGAAAAAAAGATTATCGTTGGAACAGACGAAAGCGTGGTACGGCGTATTGTTCGTATCTCCCCTCATCCTGGGGATGGTCATGCTTTTTCTGCTGCCGCTCATTCAGTCGTTCCGGTTCAGCTTAAGTACCATACAAATGGTAGAGGGCGGCTTTGCCGTACTGCCTACTGGATTTAGCAACTACGTCAGCTTATTTGCCTCCAATCCGGATTACCCCCGGTTATTGGTGGAAGGTGTCGTTAACATGGTTGTGAATGTGCCGATCATCATTATTTTCAGCTTGTTCGCAGCGGTGCTATTGAATCAAAAATTTAAAGGGCGCGCCCTTGCGCGCGCGATCTTCTTTTTGCCGGTCATTCTGGCGTCGAGCGCCCTCGCTAATCTAGATATCAGCAGCTTTGTGGGAGGTTCGGCTCTGAGTGGAAGCGGAGACGGTTCTAATATGCTGCAAAGCTTTGAACTCAAAAAAATGCTGCTGGATTCGGGCATGGCTCCTATCGTAGTCAATTACATCACGAGTGCTGTAGATCGGATTTATGAAATTATCAGCTCTTCTGGTGTGCAAATTTTGATTTTCTTGGCAGGGCTTCAATCGATCTCCCCTTCCTTGTACGAGGCATCCAAAATCGAAGGGGCAACGGGATACGAGATTTTTTGGAAAGTGACGTTTCCGATGATGTCCCCGCTCATATTAACGAACCTGGTCTATTCCATTATTGATTCCTTCAGCAGAAATAAAATCAATACGCTCATTTCGCAAACGGCGTTCAAAACCTTCGATTTCGGTTTAAGTGCGGCAATGTCTTGGGTGTACTTCGTTGTTGTGGCTATCATCCTTGTCATCTCCACTGCGCTTGTCTCAAGAAAAGTATTTTATTACGACTGA
- a CDS encoding YIP1 family protein — MKRILIMMFAVVLFIGMAAPVIAAPNNDTYNYNFWGQSVPAPSPYELERVMYGTDMKTGNLLSPQDLFIGSDRRIYIADTGNDRIVVLNDQFREVQVISWFENNGSKETFNKPEGVFYNGTDGHLLIADTQNKRLVELNGQGALVRVMGEPKSSLLREGFQYMPTKLVVDKAQRIYVISRGSYEGIMEFDTDGEFNGFIGTNRVKFNPVDLFWKRISTKAQREQMQLFIPLEFNNLDMDEDGFIYTTTSEEKSDRPIKRLNPSGVDILRDKGYFPPKGDIQTLEVGSAPGSSIFIDITKDEGGMYSAMDLKRGRIFTYDKDGNLLYEFGGLGSEQGKFRTPSAIAMLGDKVLVLDKDNNRLSVFQPTRYGSLIREAVKSLYNGITDASTASWQQVLQMNGNFEVAYIGIGKSLLKNGDNRGAMSYFKLGNNRDYYSEAFKRYRKEVVFAHFGTIVFGFALVFGLGYTAVKLAGRRMRGKHYTEIGVLKNPFYTMLHPFNGFWEMKYEQKGRLKVVVICLLLLVVFTILKRQYSGFVVNMNNPLELNSLNELKFIVLPFLLWCMANWSLTTLMDGEGKFKEIVMATGYALMPLILIYLPQTLYSNVITGSESTFYYLLDAIAYIWFIWLLFVGTMTVHQYSASKTVVTMILTLVVIGIIIFLGVLFFSMLQQMINFITSIYRELSFRF; from the coding sequence TTGAAAAGAATACTTATCATGATGTTCGCCGTTGTGCTTTTCATCGGTATGGCCGCTCCTGTGATTGCCGCACCTAACAACGATACGTACAATTATAATTTTTGGGGACAGAGCGTCCCGGCTCCGAGTCCTTATGAGCTGGAGCGGGTCATGTATGGAACAGACATGAAAACGGGCAATCTGTTGTCACCCCAGGATCTATTCATCGGCAGTGATCGTCGAATCTACATTGCGGATACCGGAAATGATCGAATCGTCGTATTGAATGATCAGTTTCGGGAAGTTCAGGTGATTTCCTGGTTCGAAAATAACGGAAGCAAAGAAACGTTCAACAAGCCGGAAGGCGTGTTCTACAACGGAACCGACGGTCATCTTCTTATCGCGGATACGCAAAACAAAAGGCTGGTGGAATTGAACGGTCAGGGAGCGTTGGTGCGTGTAATGGGGGAGCCGAAGTCTTCCCTGCTGCGCGAAGGATTTCAATACATGCCAACTAAGTTAGTTGTCGACAAGGCACAGCGGATCTATGTCATTAGTCGCGGATCCTACGAAGGAATTATGGAATTTGATACCGATGGCGAATTCAATGGGTTTATCGGCACGAATCGCGTGAAGTTCAATCCCGTAGATTTGTTTTGGAAACGGATCTCAACTAAAGCGCAGCGCGAGCAAATGCAGCTGTTCATTCCGCTTGAATTTAATAACTTGGACATGGATGAAGACGGTTTTATTTATACGACCACCTCAGAGGAAAAATCGGATCGCCCGATCAAACGGTTGAACCCGTCTGGTGTGGATATTTTAAGGGATAAAGGGTATTTCCCGCCTAAAGGGGATATCCAAACGCTGGAAGTCGGTAGCGCGCCTGGAAGCTCCATTTTCATCGATATTACTAAGGATGAAGGCGGCATGTACAGCGCAATGGATTTGAAAAGGGGCCGTATTTTCACTTATGACAAAGACGGCAATCTGCTGTACGAATTCGGCGGACTTGGCAGCGAACAGGGGAAATTCCGTACGCCTTCGGCGATTGCGATGCTCGGGGACAAGGTGCTGGTGCTCGATAAAGACAATAACCGTTTGTCTGTCTTCCAGCCTACACGTTACGGAAGCCTGATACGTGAAGCAGTTAAATCGCTCTATAACGGGATAACGGATGCATCTACCGCTTCATGGCAGCAAGTGCTTCAAATGAATGGCAACTTTGAGGTAGCCTACATCGGGATCGGTAAATCGTTATTGAAAAATGGCGATAACCGCGGGGCGATGAGCTATTTCAAATTAGGAAATAACCGTGACTATTATTCAGAAGCTTTCAAACGGTACCGGAAAGAAGTTGTGTTCGCACATTTTGGCACCATCGTATTCGGCTTTGCGCTTGTCTTCGGTCTTGGTTATACAGCTGTGAAGCTTGCTGGCAGAAGAATGCGTGGAAAGCATTATACGGAAATCGGTGTGTTGAAAAATCCTTTTTATACGATGCTGCATCCGTTCAACGGATTTTGGGAGATGAAGTACGAACAAAAAGGCAGGTTAAAGGTTGTGGTCATCTGCTTACTCCTCCTCGTGGTCTTCACCATTTTGAAACGACAGTACAGCGGGTTTGTTGTCAATATGAACAATCCACTCGAGCTGAACAGTCTCAATGAGCTGAAATTCATCGTTCTTCCGTTTCTGCTCTGGTGTATGGCGAATTGGTCATTGACTACTTTAATGGATGGGGAAGGCAAGTTTAAAGAAATCGTCATGGCAACAGGCTATGCGCTGATGCCGCTCATCCTGATCTATCTGCCGCAGACGCTTTACAGCAATGTGATTACTGGAAGTGAAAGCACGTTTTATTATTTGCTCGATGCGATTGCATACATCTGGTTCATCTGGCTGCTGTTTGTAGGCACCATGACGGTTCATCAATATTCAGCTTCCAAGACGGTGGTCACGATGATTCTGACGCTTGTTGTTATTGGTATCATCATCTTCCTCGGCGTATTGTTCTTCAGCATGCTGCAGCAAATGATCAATTTTATCACTTCCATTTACCGCGAACTCTCATTCAGATTTTAG
- a CDS encoding carbohydrate ABC transporter permease, whose amino-acid sequence MKLTLKMPKRLNRSWAVDILLFLLLGGIAFFMALPLVFTISNAFKPIDEIFVFPPKLLVRNPTFKNFTDLVNIFSDSWVPFSRYVFNTFFIAIVGTVGHVIIASAAAYPLAKIKFPGRNILFNMVVMSLMFTAYVTQVPNYMTISWLHLINTYWAIILPSFGMTLGLYLMKQFMEQVPDSLLEAAKIDGASEYRIFWQIVMPIVKPAWLTLVIFSLQNLWTNGSVTSHKYIYSEQLKTVDYVFGQIASGGLVRTGPVSAVTLLMMAVPITVFIVTQSNIIQTMSTSGLKE is encoded by the coding sequence ATGAAGCTGACATTAAAGATGCCAAAGCGTTTGAACCGTTCTTGGGCGGTTGATATTTTACTTTTCCTGCTGCTTGGCGGCATAGCCTTCTTTATGGCACTGCCGCTGGTTTTTACCATTAGCAATGCGTTTAAACCAATCGATGAAATATTCGTGTTTCCACCAAAGCTATTAGTGCGAAATCCTACATTCAAAAATTTTACCGATTTGGTGAACATTTTTTCCGATTCATGGGTGCCGTTCTCTCGCTATGTGTTCAATACGTTCTTTATTGCCATCGTAGGCACTGTGGGTCATGTCATCATCGCATCCGCTGCTGCTTATCCGCTGGCCAAAATCAAGTTCCCAGGCAGGAACATCCTGTTCAATATGGTCGTTATGTCGCTTATGTTTACGGCTTATGTGACACAGGTGCCCAATTACATGACCATTTCTTGGCTTCATCTAATTAATACCTATTGGGCGATCATCTTGCCGTCCTTCGGTATGACACTCGGATTATATCTGATGAAACAGTTTATGGAGCAAGTTCCAGACTCTCTTCTGGAAGCAGCGAAAATCGATGGGGCCAGCGAATATCGGATTTTTTGGCAGATCGTTATGCCAATCGTTAAGCCTGCGTGGCTGACGCTGGTCATTTTTTCGCTGCAAAATTTGTGGACGAATGGTTCCGTGACGAGCCATAAATATATTTACAGCGAGCAGTTGAAGACCGTTGATTATGTGTTCGGGCAAATAGCTAGCGGTGGATTGGTGCGAACGGGACCAGTGTCAGCCGTTACCCTGCTAATGATGGCCGTGCCGATTACCGTGTTTATTGTGACGCAAAGCAACATCATCCAAACCATGTCCACTTCTGGTCTGAAAGAGTAA